In a single window of the Alosa sapidissima isolate fAloSap1 chromosome 18, fAloSap1.pri, whole genome shotgun sequence genome:
- the rgp1 gene encoding RAB6A-GEF complex partner protein 2, producing MIEVVASMARGPVFLTGELLECLITFTNPMSHLSTSASSEMLAWASAQIHCQFHASESRVALPSQGNKQDVQAESDTVLIPSRGERGQCILDTPPKILFCDLRLDPGESKTYSYSEVVPSDGPPSFRGQAVKYVYKLTIGCQRVNSPIKLLRVPFRVLVLHGMSEPHFLQDEEVAPSNPFLDEEEGSSNRRDGSLLEKALDMLMATTSRRSPHLFNITNSRGKVAKFCIFKSVYRIGEDIIGTFTFSEGEIPCLQYSVSLQSEEEVNSMYQRKPAPPLSVTSHGRHLESCLHTASSHFSLPIPLNVTPGFSTDIITLRWRLHFEFVTSREPVESPTVLQNQSEVTIWTGADHVDVDTFSWDLPIKVLPTNPALAAYVSQFTGTNSINI from the exons ATGATCGAGGTGGTGGCCTCCATGGCACGCGGCCCGGTGTTCCTAACCGGGGAGCTCCTGGAGTGCCTTATCACGTTCACCAACCCGATGTCTCATCTATCCACCTCCGCTAGcag TGAGATGCTGGCATGGGCCAGTGCTCAGATCCACTGCCAGTTCCACGCCAGCGAGAGCAGGGTGGCACTGCCTTCTCAGGGGAACAAGCAGGATGTGCAGGCTGAGAGCGACACAGTGCTCATTCCCAGCAGAG gagagagggggcagtGTATCCTTGACACTCCACCAAAGATCCTTTTCTGTGACTTACGCCTGGATCCAGGAGAAAGCAAAACCT ACTCCTACAGTGAGGTTGTCCCCTCAGACGGTCCACCGAGTTTCAGGGGGCAGGCGGTGAAGTATGTGTATAAGCTGACCATTGGCTGCCAGAGGGTCAACTCCCCAATCAAGCTGCTACGTGTTCCTTTCAGAGTACTAGTGTTACatg GCATGTCGGAGCCGCATTTCCTCCAGGACGAGGAAGTGGCCCCCTCAAATCCCTTcctggatgaggaggaggggagcagCAACCGCAGGGACGGAAGTCTCCTGGAGAAGGCGTTGGACATGCTGATGGCCACAACGTCACGCCGCTCCcccc ATCTTTTCAACATCACTAACTCACGGGGTAAGGTGGCTAAGTTCTGTATCTTCAAGAGTGTCTACCGGATCGGGGAGGACATCATCGGCACTTTTACCTTCTCCGAGGGGGAAATCCCTTGTCTACAG tattctGTTAGTTTACAGTCCGAAGAGGAGGTGAACTCTATGTACCAGAGGAAGCCAGCTCCACCATTGAGTGTAACCTCTCATGGGCGCCACCTAGAGTCTTGCCTGCACACTGCATCCAGCCACTTCTCCCTGCCCATACCTCTCAATGTGACGCCAGGATTCAGCACTGACATca tcACCCTGAGATGGCGTCTGCACTTTGAGTTTGTGACATCCAGAGAGCCTGTGGAGTCGCCCACTGTGCTGCAGAACCAATCAGAGGTTACGATTTGGACAGGAGCGGACCACGTAGACGTGGACACCTTCAGCTGGGACTTGCCAATCAAAGTGCTTCCCACCAATCCGGCACTGGCAgcttacgtttcccagtttacAGGGACCAACAGCATTAACATTTGA
- the msmp1 gene encoding prostate-associated microseminoprotein: MMGHWPLTVLVTSLLWATCRTAPAQCHFNSQALCEYEGRSYSLGESWMESGCIQCTCLHPVGVGCCETVHRPVDFPAWCEVRVEALTCTVRLVQSADPRLPCVSHGNSLDPSHGTLGMQLGR, encoded by the exons atgATGGGACACTGGCCACTCACAGTCCTGGTGACCTCTCTGCTTTGGGCTACCTGTCGAACAGCACCTGCTCAGTGTCACTTTAACTCACAAG ctCTTTGTGAGTATGAGGGCAGAAGCTACTCTCTGGGGGAGAGCTGGATGGAGAGTGGCTGTATTCAGTGCACCTGCCTGCACCCTGTGGGAGTGGGCTGCTGTGAGAC GGTCCACAGGCCGGTGGACTTCCCTGCCTGGTGCGAGGTGCGTGTGGAGGCTCTGACCTGCACCGTGCGTCTTGTGCAGAGCGCCGACCCCCGCTTGCCCTGTGTCTCCCACGGCAACAGCCTCGACCCCAGCCATGGGACCCTGGGCATGCAGCTGGGGAGATAA